One Phycisphaerae bacterium RAS2 DNA window includes the following coding sequences:
- a CDS encoding SpoVR family protein: MSLHRIRPDLARHAQEIAEIAKRAGLDFFETRFELVDFDTMQQIAAYGGFPQRYPHWRFGMEYEKLRKQHVYGLGKIYEMVINNDPCYAYLVEDNSVTDQKLVMAHVYAHCDFFKHNYWFSKTNRKMMDEMANHATRVRRHIDRQGYEDVERFIDTCYPLDNLIDPHSAFMQREAKRDETPSQTMSKEREIEKDVVRFKAKPYLESWINPPHRAEKQRQELMSQKKKEKHVLPRQPLRDVLGFLIEHAPLEDWEADILSIIREEAYYYAPQGQTKIMNEGWATFWHSRLMTRHILTDDEIITYADHHSGTVAMGPGQINPYKIGVELFRDIEERWNKGRFGKEYDECKDMEAKRRWDRKLGMGMEKVFEVRSIHNDVTFIDEFLTPEFVDRFKMYHYRFDPSTRRMVVVNRDFNKIKAQLLFMLTNHAQPYIYVVDGNYSNRGELYLAHKHTGVDLDIKYAVETLKDVQRIWRRPTHLQALINDEMVLFSFDGEQSQQQKIHADMPAPAHGV; the protein is encoded by the coding sequence ATGAGCCTGCACCGCATCCGACCCGACCTCGCCCGACACGCCCAGGAAATCGCGGAGATCGCGAAGAGGGCCGGGCTGGACTTCTTCGAGACGCGCTTCGAGCTGGTCGATTTCGACACGATGCAGCAGATCGCGGCCTACGGAGGCTTTCCCCAGCGCTACCCGCACTGGCGATTCGGCATGGAGTACGAGAAACTCCGCAAGCAGCACGTCTATGGGCTGGGCAAGATCTACGAGATGGTCATCAACAACGACCCGTGCTACGCCTACCTCGTGGAGGACAACAGCGTCACCGACCAGAAGCTGGTCATGGCGCATGTCTATGCTCACTGCGATTTCTTCAAGCACAACTACTGGTTCAGCAAGACCAATCGCAAGATGATGGACGAAATGGCCAACCACGCCACGCGCGTGCGGCGGCACATCGACCGCCAGGGCTATGAGGACGTCGAGCGCTTCATCGACACCTGCTACCCGCTGGACAACCTGATCGACCCGCATTCGGCCTTCATGCAGCGCGAGGCGAAAAGGGACGAGACCCCGTCCCAAACGATGTCCAAAGAGCGCGAGATCGAGAAGGACGTCGTGCGATTCAAGGCCAAGCCCTACCTCGAGTCATGGATCAACCCGCCGCATCGCGCCGAGAAGCAGCGACAGGAGCTGATGTCGCAGAAGAAAAAGGAAAAGCACGTGCTCCCGCGCCAGCCGCTGCGCGACGTGCTGGGCTTCCTCATCGAGCACGCCCCGCTGGAGGACTGGGAGGCCGACATCCTCTCGATCATCCGCGAGGAGGCCTACTACTACGCGCCGCAGGGCCAGACCAAGATCATGAACGAAGGCTGGGCGACCTTCTGGCACAGCCGGCTGATGACGCGGCACATTTTGACGGATGACGAGATCATCACCTACGCCGATCATCACAGCGGCACCGTCGCGATGGGGCCGGGGCAGATCAATCCGTACAAGATCGGCGTGGAGCTGTTCCGCGACATCGAGGAGCGGTGGAACAAGGGCCGCTTCGGAAAGGAATACGACGAGTGCAAGGACATGGAGGCCAAGCGCCGGTGGGACCGCAAGCTCGGCATGGGCATGGAGAAGGTCTTTGAGGTCCGCAGCATTCACAACGACGTGACGTTCATTGACGAGTTCCTCACGCCCGAGTTCGTCGATCGATTCAAGATGTATCACTATCGCTTCGATCCCTCGACCCGTCGCATGGTCGTCGTCAATCGTGATTTCAACAAGATCAAGGCGCAGCTGCTGTTCATGCTAACCAACCACGCCCAGCCGTACATTTATGTCGTCGACGGCAACTATTCCAATCGCGGCGAGCTGTATCTCGCGCACAAACACACCGGCGTCGATCTCGACATCAAGTACGCCGTCGAGACGCTCAAGGACGTGCAGCGCATCTGGCGCCGGCCGACGCACCTTCAGGCGCTGATCAACGACGAGATGGTGCTGTTCAGCTTCGACGGCGAGCAGAGCCAGCAGCAGAAGATCCACGCGGACATGCCGGCCCCGGCGCACGGGGTGTGA
- a CDS encoding hypothetical protein (Stress response UPF0229 protein YhbH) produces the protein MKIDKDHQRFRQIVKGRIRDDLRKFLTRGELIGKEGKNIITIPVRGIDLPHFRYGDNNDGGVGIGEGQVGDGVDGDGEAGPGGSNPGNHLMEVEVSLDELADILGEELRLPRIKPKGNHQITSQKDRYSGIRSTGPESLRHFKRTFRAALRRQIIAGTYDPNNPVIVPIRQDRRYRSWKTVLKPQSNAVIVYMMDVSGSMGDEQKELVRLEAFWIDAWLRRNYEGIESRYIVHDVRAAEVNRQTFFHIREDGGTKISSAFKLARSILDTHYAPEEWNVYIFHFSDGDNSSESDSRECCRMLRDHMLPRINLFGYCQVASAYGSGNFINVIHEHLEEQQNVITSRVNTKDDIYDSLKTFFTPGK, from the coding sequence GTGAAGATCGACAAAGACCATCAGCGATTCCGCCAGATCGTCAAGGGACGCATCCGCGACGACCTGCGCAAGTTCCTCACGCGCGGCGAACTGATCGGCAAAGAGGGCAAGAACATCATCACGATCCCCGTGCGCGGGATCGATCTGCCGCACTTTCGCTACGGCGACAACAACGACGGCGGCGTCGGCATCGGCGAGGGCCAGGTCGGCGACGGCGTCGACGGCGACGGTGAAGCGGGGCCGGGCGGCAGCAACCCCGGCAATCACCTGATGGAGGTGGAGGTCAGCCTCGACGAACTGGCCGACATCCTCGGCGAGGAGCTTCGCCTGCCGCGGATCAAGCCCAAGGGCAATCATCAGATCACGTCGCAGAAGGATCGCTACAGCGGTATACGTTCGACCGGGCCGGAGTCGCTGCGGCACTTCAAGCGGACGTTTCGAGCGGCCCTGCGCCGGCAGATCATCGCCGGCACCTACGACCCGAACAATCCCGTCATCGTGCCGATCCGCCAGGACCGGCGCTACCGAAGCTGGAAGACCGTGCTCAAGCCGCAGTCCAACGCGGTGATTGTCTACATGATGGACGTGTCCGGCTCGATGGGCGACGAGCAGAAGGAACTGGTGCGCCTCGAAGCGTTCTGGATCGACGCCTGGCTGCGGCGAAACTACGAAGGCATCGAGAGCCGGTACATCGTGCACGACGTGCGCGCGGCCGAGGTGAACCGGCAGACGTTTTTCCATATCCGCGAGGACGGCGGCACGAAAATCTCCAGCGCGTTCAAGCTGGCTCGGTCGATTCTCGACACGCATTACGCCCCGGAGGAGTGGAACGTGTACATCTTCCACTTCTCCGACGGCGACAACTCCAGCGAGAGCGACTCGCGCGAGTGCTGTCGGATGCTGCGCGATCACATGCTCCCGCGGATCAACCTGTTCGGCTATTGCCAGGTGGCCAGCGCCTACGGCAGCGGCAACTTCATCAACGTCATCCACGAGCACCTGGAAGAGCAGCAAAACGTCATCACCAGCCGTGTGAACACCAAGGACGACATCTACGACTCGCTCAAGACCTTCTTCACGCCGGGCAAGTAA
- the rsbV_1 gene encoding Anti-sigma-B factor antagonist, with protein sequence MADPTTRLKVKHQGGVSIVEFADRKILDELCIHEIQEELASLVDSKTAGNLLLSFKNVDHLSSAALGMLITLKRKVEEAKGQLKLSDINPQIFEVFKITRLNKIFDIHPTGDKAIASF encoded by the coding sequence ATGGCCGATCCAACCACACGGCTCAAGGTCAAGCATCAGGGAGGCGTGTCGATCGTCGAATTCGCCGATCGCAAGATTCTTGACGAATTGTGCATTCACGAAATTCAGGAGGAGCTGGCCAGCCTGGTGGACTCCAAGACCGCCGGCAACCTGCTGCTTTCCTTCAAGAACGTCGATCATCTTTCCAGCGCCGCCCTCGGCATGCTCATTACCCTGAAGCGCAAAGTGGAAGAAGCCAAGGGCCAGCTCAAATTGAGCGACATCAACCCGCAGATCTTCGAAGTGTTCAAGATCACGCGGCTCAACAAGATCTTTGACATTCATCCGACCGGCGACAAAGCCATCGCCAGCTTCTGA
- the rsbW gene encoding Serine-protein kinase RsbW, with amino-acid sequence MALKEIILPNDLTAAKGPEEEILKAAAACGYGANASFAIKLALEEALTNAFRHGNKCDPCKCIKLRYEVTPERVEIEIHDEGEGFVPDTVPDPTQPEFIDRPHGRGIMLMKAYLDVVEYGPVGNYVRLVKLNK; translated from the coding sequence ATGGCCTTGAAAGAAATCATCCTTCCAAACGACCTCACGGCGGCCAAAGGCCCGGAGGAGGAAATCCTCAAAGCCGCCGCCGCCTGTGGCTACGGAGCCAACGCTTCGTTTGCCATCAAGCTCGCGCTGGAAGAGGCCCTCACGAACGCCTTTCGCCACGGCAACAAGTGCGACCCCTGCAAGTGCATCAAGCTGCGCTACGAGGTCACGCCCGAGCGCGTCGAAATCGAAATCCACGACGAGGGCGAGGGGTTTGTCCCCGACACGGTTCCCGATCCGACCCAGCCCGAATTCATCGATCGTCCGCACGGCCGCGGCATCATGCTCATGAAAGCCTACCTCGATGTCGTCGAGTACGGCCCCGTCGGCAACTACGTTCGCCTTGTGAAGTTGAACAAGTGA
- the rsbV_2 gene encoding Anti-sigma-B factor antagonist, giving the protein MASPSERQPPAPATPFAASVESLTDMTIVHLAGSCTMMESQRLADELIKAASRPRPLVLIDMAGLDFITSNGLGSIVAGFLRCRRQQGEMWLVGPRPAIHELLQLTRLTALFKVYDTLDAARTAAAARPR; this is encoded by the coding sequence ATGGCTTCGCCGTCAGAAAGACAACCGCCCGCCCCCGCGACGCCCTTCGCCGCGTCTGTGGAATCGCTTACAGACATGACCATCGTGCACCTGGCCGGCTCGTGCACCATGATGGAGTCGCAGCGCCTGGCCGACGAGCTGATCAAGGCCGCGTCGCGCCCGCGCCCGCTCGTGCTGATCGACATGGCCGGGCTGGACTTCATCACGTCCAACGGACTGGGCAGCATCGTCGCCGGATTCCTGCGATGCCGGCGGCAGCAGGGCGAAATGTGGCTGGTCGGCCCGCGTCCGGCGATTCACGAATTGCTTCAACTGACCCGGTTGACCGCGTTGTTCAAGGTGTACGACACACTCGATGCCGCCCGGACCGCCGCCGCTGCCCGCCCCCGGTGA
- the ctpA gene encoding Carboxy-terminal processing protease CtpA precursor: MTRRATLRMPAVALLAVVALWTTALQAGPTDVTEPALASASARELWRKGSDQVLSGDFKSAARTLEKVQSIEPGHAQVSSVLGWLKDAERLEANREKLRADTYEYYAGQALKAAKEAREWQAMTPAQREEALKKERAEKKAKADAAKQAEGDKKSEDAKPSDDDEEDDAAVAPDSDEMDESDLGAAPDTDDLDDKGYKWSKSLAYAQAAMANAASEDEFRKEAWLKEIVSNVLVEIERHKEKREWRDAAALYSMLQGIFPKNQDYEDGFDYTSKRAHLDIVYGPKTTWRNDLRGVTAGSIAQILDRMDEDYVEEPDFKKLCMNGLEHLLILAQAESIASTFPTLGDKDLVDHFASRLNGLIKHRVKAKSSFNARQVRSVFNTVLEANNDSLRLPEAVLVDEFVSGMLEPLDEFTSVIWPSQVDDFNKHTRGDFVGVGIQITQELGKPVRVESPLEDSPAYKANIKPGDLITHVDGKSTIDININQAVNLITGEPGTKVVLTIEDSVSKKSRDVSLIRQHIKLRTVRGIVRDETRATGWDYFVDPESKIGYVRVSGYMDKTVEDLEHALDQMEDEGCRGLILDLRFNPGGLLTAAVKMCELFVKERDPLVQTKGRNRQQNMEILARADSRFNRPLIVMVNEYSASASEIVAGALAGLQEACILGVRTFGKGSVQNLIPIMDSQAYLKLTTAYYYVYDKNRPADSWYCLHRKKESEAWGVEPHVTIKMIPTELSKVLRLRRERDVLKGRDQAEIPKEILERRAASQPDEELPKDPDPDADPQLIAAVNMMRLKLMSKQPWVLAPAAQPQVARGAAVESRAPAETPR, encoded by the coding sequence ATGACTCGTCGCGCAACGCTTCGTATGCCGGCTGTGGCCCTGTTGGCGGTTGTTGCCTTGTGGACGACTGCCTTGCAGGCCGGGCCGACGGATGTGACCGAACCGGCGTTGGCGTCGGCCTCGGCGCGCGAGTTGTGGCGCAAAGGCAGCGACCAGGTCTTGTCGGGCGATTTCAAAAGCGCGGCTCGCACCCTGGAAAAAGTGCAGTCGATTGAGCCGGGGCACGCGCAGGTCAGTTCGGTGCTCGGCTGGCTGAAGGATGCCGAGCGGCTCGAAGCCAATCGCGAAAAGCTCCGCGCCGACACGTACGAATACTACGCCGGACAAGCGCTGAAAGCGGCGAAGGAAGCCCGCGAGTGGCAGGCGATGACGCCCGCGCAGCGTGAGGAGGCGCTGAAGAAGGAGCGCGCCGAAAAGAAGGCCAAGGCCGACGCGGCGAAGCAGGCCGAGGGCGACAAGAAGAGTGAAGACGCCAAGCCGTCGGACGACGACGAAGAGGACGACGCAGCCGTCGCCCCCGATTCCGATGAGATGGACGAGTCCGACCTCGGCGCCGCGCCCGACACGGACGACCTGGACGACAAGGGCTACAAGTGGAGCAAGTCGCTGGCCTATGCCCAGGCCGCGATGGCCAACGCCGCCAGCGAAGATGAATTTCGCAAAGAGGCGTGGCTGAAGGAGATCGTCAGCAACGTCCTTGTCGAGATCGAGCGGCACAAGGAAAAACGCGAATGGCGCGACGCCGCCGCCCTCTACAGCATGTTGCAGGGCATTTTCCCCAAGAACCAGGACTATGAAGACGGTTTCGATTACACCAGCAAGCGCGCCCATCTAGACATCGTCTACGGCCCGAAGACCACGTGGCGGAACGATCTCCGCGGCGTCACGGCCGGAAGCATCGCGCAGATTCTCGACCGCATGGACGAGGATTACGTCGAAGAGCCGGACTTCAAGAAGCTCTGCATGAACGGCCTCGAGCACTTGCTGATTCTCGCGCAGGCCGAGTCGATCGCATCAACCTTCCCGACGCTGGGCGACAAGGACCTCGTCGATCATTTCGCGTCGCGGCTGAACGGCCTCATCAAGCATCGCGTGAAGGCGAAGTCGTCGTTCAACGCGCGGCAGGTGCGCAGCGTGTTCAACACGGTGCTCGAGGCGAACAACGATAGCCTGCGCCTGCCCGAGGCCGTGCTGGTCGATGAGTTCGTCTCCGGCATGTTGGAGCCGTTGGACGAGTTCACGTCGGTCATCTGGCCGTCGCAGGTGGATGACTTCAACAAGCACACGCGCGGGGATTTTGTCGGCGTCGGCATCCAGATCACGCAGGAGCTGGGCAAGCCGGTGCGCGTCGAGTCGCCGCTGGAGGACTCGCCGGCCTACAAGGCCAACATCAAACCGGGCGATCTCATCACGCACGTCGACGGCAAGAGCACGATCGACATCAACATCAATCAGGCGGTCAATCTCATCACCGGCGAGCCGGGGACCAAGGTCGTCCTGACGATCGAGGACTCCGTCAGCAAGAAGTCGCGAGATGTCTCGCTCATCCGCCAGCACATCAAGCTGCGCACCGTGCGCGGCATCGTCCGTGACGAGACCCGCGCCACCGGCTGGGACTACTTCGTCGATCCTGAAAGCAAGATCGGCTACGTCCGCGTCAGCGGCTACATGGACAAGACCGTGGAAGACCTCGAACACGCCCTCGACCAGATGGAGGACGAAGGCTGCCGCGGGCTGATTCTCGATCTGCGCTTCAATCCCGGCGGCCTGCTCACAGCGGCCGTGAAGATGTGCGAGCTGTTCGTGAAGGAGCGCGACCCGCTGGTGCAGACCAAGGGCCGCAACCGCCAGCAGAACATGGAGATCCTCGCGCGGGCCGATTCGCGGTTCAACCGCCCGCTGATCGTGATGGTAAACGAGTACAGCGCCAGCGCCAGCGAGATCGTGGCCGGGGCGCTGGCCGGCCTGCAGGAGGCGTGCATCCTCGGCGTGCGCACCTTCGGCAAGGGCAGCGTGCAGAACCTGATCCCCATCATGGACAGCCAGGCGTATTTGAAATTGACAACCGCCTATTATTACGTGTACGACAAGAACCGCCCCGCCGACTCGTGGTATTGCCTGCACCGCAAGAAGGAGTCGGAGGCCTGGGGCGTCGAGCCGCACGTGACGATCAAGATGATCCCCACGGAGTTGTCCAAGGTGCTGCGTCTGCGCCGCGAGCGCGACGTGCTCAAGGGGCGCGATCAGGCTGAAATTCCCAAGGAGATCCTCGAACGCCGCGCCGCCAGCCAGCCCGATGAAGAACTGCCCAAGGACCCCGATCCGGATGCCGACCCGCAGCTCATCGCGGCCGTCAACATGATGCGACTCAAGCTCATGAGCAAGCAGCCGTGGGTCCTCGCGCCGGCCGCCCAGCCGCAAGTCGCCCGCGGCGCGGCTGTCGAATCGCGCGCCCCGGCCGAAACGCCGCGCTGA